Proteins from a single region of Hermetia illucens chromosome 3, iHerIll2.2.curated.20191125, whole genome shotgun sequence:
- the LOC119650870 gene encoding protein Abitram, with protein sequence MAALEDFYFCPEKDTAFGKSIPPITSEFPSTHRPLVDRFFTRYYLVRQKTSEEHYLVLFHSNRICMVGLSGAHPAFAKGIEQVTCPILKKTDKQSTGEDRKRSAILQKDTTIAVVKCCDGTTYNVPSCVKGKLVEINQNVLQNPSLLSKEGYGYIAILLPKIDECDDIKASLLSYEEYSGKYSK encoded by the coding sequence ATGGCTGCCCTAGAGGACTTCTACTTTTGCCCGGAAAAGGACACGGCTTTCGGGAAATCTATACCACCCATTACTTCAGAATTTCCATCCACACACCGACCCTTAGTTGACAGATTCTTCACGAGATATTACTTGGTGCGCCAGAAAACTTCGGAGGAACATTACCTTGTGCTATTCCACTCAAATCGGATATGCATGGTTGGTCTGTCAGGAGCTCACCCCGCATTTGCCAAGGGAATAGAACAAGTAACGTGCCCAATTCTGAAGAAAACCGATAAACAGTCAACTGGCGAGGACCGGAAACGCAGCGCGATTCTACAGAAGGATACAACCATCGCCGTGGTGAAATGCTGCGACGGGACTACTTATAATGTGCCCAGCTGTGTGAAGGGGAAGCTGGTGGAAATCAACCAAAATGTCCTGCAGAATCCGTCACTCCTCTCCAAAGAGGGATACGGCTACATTGCCATTTTACTGCCGAAAATAGACGAATGCGACGACATCAAAGCTAGTTTGCTAAGCTACGAAGAGTACTCTGGGAAATATTCCAAATAA
- the LOC119650871 gene encoding trafficking protein particle complex subunit 1 produces the protein MAVYNLYVFDKYGVMLFYNEWNRLKKSGMTQEEEAKLMYGMLYSIKSFVGKMSPIDLRDGFLYYKTNKYALHYLETPSGLKFVISTDTASINVKELLQQFYAKVWVEFVVRDPLWVPGTPVTSDLCKQKIDEFIKQSPIYGIKNI, from the exons ATGGCTGTATACAATTTATACGTATTTGACAAATATGGAGTGATGCTGTTCTATAACGAATGGAATCGCCTAAAGAAGTCGGGAATGACGCAGGAAGAG GAAGCGAAACTAATGTATGGAATGCTGTACTCTATAAAGTCGTTTGTAGGCAAAATGTCGCCGATAGATCTGAGGGATGGATTCTTGTATTACAAGACGAACAAATACGCGCTCCACTACTTGGAGACGCCTTCAGGACTAAA GTTCGTGATTAGCACAGACACAGCTTCCATAAATGTGAAAGAGCTCCTCCAGCAGTTCTACGCCAAGGTTTGGGTGGAGTTCGTAGTGCGCGACCCCCTCTGGGTACCGGGCACTCCCGTCACGTCCGACTTGTGCAAACAAAAGATCGACGAATTCATTAAGCAGTCCCCCATTTATGGAATCAAAAATATCTAG